Genomic window (Deltaproteobacteria bacterium):
GAATTATCTTTTACTGGATTGGGTATTTTTCTAGGTAGCGGTCAACGGTGGCGGTGGTTTTACCGTCAACATTGTAAAAAGACTCTGATTTGACCACGTACCCTTGGAATGGCGCTGTCTCCCCAAAGACTTTTTCCCCGGACTTCAAACGACTCTCAGGAGTAAGTCGCACAAGAGCGGCTTGGATGGATTCAAGGAACTCTGGAGACATTGAGCTTTGTCCTACCCAGGCTTCCCGCGGGATCTGGGGTGTTTTAGCAATCGGGTTGAATACTTTTCCGAGGGTGGACTCCGCATTGGTGAGCCCTTGCTCCCATATCGCGCCAGCAAAGACCTGACCGGTGGCGATGGCCTTGGCGACAGCTTCGTGATTTCCCACATAGAAGATTTCGGAGAAGTCTCGTTGAGGTTCAATGCCGTTGTCGATGAGAAGGGCCAAGGGGTACTTAAATCCGCTCGAGGAGCCTTGGTCTACAAAGGCAAATGTTTTCCCCTTGAGGCTTGTGAGGTTTTCGACGTTATCTTTTTTGTGGGTGAAAATAACACCTCGGTAATGACCCGTCATCGTGTTGTTGACGAGCTCTGAGACCGTTGCAAGATAATGGCTCGTGCCGGGGGATTGCTTCAGCAGCTCAGTGTATAGGTTGGCCGATAAGTGGGCGATATCGATATG
Coding sequences:
- the phnD gene encoding phosphate/phosphite/phosphonate ABC transporter substrate-binding protein, whose translation is MQKVISIQALSCIFPVIAASLFACQSSTETPEKFSPTVIWEKHSVQAQAAAQKSIQFGIGPWDAHEHTKLYIGPLLQYLEEETGHHFMLNISENYDELLSNFQNGHIDIAHLSANLYTELLKQSPGTSHYLATVSELVNNTMTGHYRGVIFTHKKDNVENLTSLKGKTFAFVDQGSSSGFKYPLALLIDNGIEPQRDFSEIFYVGNHEAVAKAIATGQVFAGAIWEQGLTNAESTLGKVFNPIAKTPQIPREAWVGQSSMSPEFLESIQAALVRLTPESRLKSGEKVFGETAPFQGYVVKSESFYNVDGKTTATVDRYLEKYPIQ